A stretch of Cellulosilyticum sp. I15G10I2 DNA encodes these proteins:
- a CDS encoding glycoside hydrolase family 2 TIM barrel-domain containing protein, translated as MQKFNYEIVKNPEIFMENRLEAHSDHYYYPSSEAIKLGEEGFRYTLNGIWKFAYAKNYEASLKDFAEESYDCKVWDNIRVPAHIQMEGYDVPQYANVQYPWDGREEINPGEIPTVFNPTACYVKYFVLPTRMEGKKVYISFQGVESGMALWLNGDYVGYSEDSFTPSDFELTPYLKPGENKLAVQVFKWTAGSWCEDQDFFRFSGIYRDVYLYATPEVHIFDLKVQTILDDPYENAELSVDLVATNNGQVSFWLMDQKDIVFQEEADLYELSHYSFRVTSPKLWSAECPYLYDLIIEVKNNAGETEEVVSQKIGFRSFSIKDGMMCLNGKRIVFKGVNRHEFSALTGRCVSEQEMVKDLVTMKQNNINAIRTSHYPNSSKLYELCDFYGLYVIDEANLETHGMWDPIQRRVAEKETAVPGDNPKWLKLVLDRAYSMYQRDKNHASILIWSCGNESYGGKNIFEMSQAFRTWDTTRPVHYEGVCWDRRYNDTSDIESQMYTPAAKIEAFLAKNREKPFICCEYVHAMGNSCGAMHKYTELTDREPLFQGGFIWDYIDQSITKKDRYGREFQAYGGDFDERPCDYNFSGNGIVYGTNRESSPKMQEVKYNYQNISVEINEDKAMVVNRHLFLNTNEYDCFVLVEKNGKLLQREWVETHIAPLYKGEVKLPIVIPNTEGIYAITVSFQLKEDTIWGKKGHEVAFGQKVYEIKTQPEVCQKPIKVIHGRLNIGVKGEAFDVLFSALSGGLVSYRYAGVEMIKAIPKPNFWRAVTDNDMGNNMPARYGQWKLASLYVSHKKEDAREMIAPVLEERDHCATITYTYLLPTQPAASCQLAYTVYGDGTIETHLVYDPVNELRDMPEFGVMFKLDADYNQVEWFGMGPEETYADRCHGAKLGIYHNEVSDNMAKYLVPQECGNKIGVYYAKVTDKLGRGMCFSGKNLSFSALPYTPHELENAVHPYELPPVHYTVVRVAKQQMGVAGDDSWGAQTHQEYLLDVSKKMELKFSFKGI; from the coding sequence ATGCAGAAATTCAACTACGAAATTGTAAAAAATCCAGAGATTTTTATGGAAAATCGTTTAGAGGCACACTCAGATCATTACTATTATCCTTCTTCAGAAGCTATAAAGTTAGGAGAGGAAGGCTTTCGGTATACATTAAATGGTATTTGGAAGTTTGCTTATGCAAAAAATTATGAGGCTTCACTTAAGGACTTTGCCGAAGAAAGCTATGACTGTAAAGTTTGGGATAATATCAGGGTACCTGCACATATACAAATGGAAGGCTATGATGTGCCACAGTATGCCAATGTGCAATACCCATGGGATGGCCGGGAGGAGATTAATCCAGGGGAGATTCCAACGGTATTTAATCCTACAGCGTGTTATGTTAAATATTTTGTTTTACCAACTCGCATGGAAGGTAAGAAAGTGTATATTTCTTTTCAGGGGGTTGAAAGCGGTATGGCTTTATGGCTGAATGGGGATTATGTGGGCTATAGTGAAGATAGTTTCACACCATCTGATTTTGAACTGACCCCGTATCTCAAACCAGGCGAGAATAAACTCGCTGTTCAAGTATTCAAATGGACAGCAGGAAGCTGGTGTGAGGATCAAGACTTTTTCCGCTTCTCAGGGATTTACCGTGATGTTTATTTATATGCCACTCCGGAAGTTCATATTTTTGACTTGAAGGTACAGACAATACTAGATGATCCATATGAAAACGCAGAGCTATCTGTTGATTTAGTGGCAACAAATAATGGCCAAGTCAGCTTTTGGTTAATGGACCAAAAAGATATTGTATTTCAAGAAGAAGCAGATTTATATGAATTGTCACATTATAGTTTTCGAGTAACAAGTCCAAAGCTTTGGAGTGCAGAGTGTCCTTATTTATATGATCTCATTATTGAAGTGAAAAATAATGCGGGTGAAACTGAGGAAGTGGTTTCTCAAAAAATAGGATTTCGCAGTTTTTCAATAAAAGATGGGATGATGTGCCTAAATGGCAAGAGAATTGTATTTAAGGGTGTCAACCGGCATGAATTTAGTGCGCTCACAGGAAGATGTGTGTCAGAGCAGGAGATGGTAAAAGATCTTGTTACGATGAAACAGAATAATATTAATGCTATTCGTACGAGTCATTACCCTAATTCTTCAAAACTCTATGAGCTATGCGATTTTTATGGGTTATATGTCATAGATGAAGCCAATCTTGAAACCCATGGTATGTGGGATCCTATACAACGGAGGGTGGCCGAGAAGGAAACGGCTGTTCCGGGAGACAACCCAAAGTGGCTTAAGCTAGTCCTGGATCGGGCATATTCTATGTATCAAAGAGATAAAAACCATGCGAGTATTCTAATTTGGTCTTGCGGTAATGAGTCATATGGCGGTAAAAATATTTTTGAAATGTCTCAAGCATTCCGTACATGGGATACTACTCGTCCTGTTCACTATGAGGGGGTCTGCTGGGATCGCAGATACAATGACACAAGTGATATTGAAAGTCAGATGTACACTCCGGCGGCAAAGATCGAGGCGTTTTTAGCTAAAAATAGAGAGAAGCCTTTTATATGCTGTGAATATGTGCATGCTATGGGTAATTCTTGTGGTGCTATGCATAAATATACAGAACTCACAGATAGAGAACCGTTATTCCAAGGTGGTTTTATATGGGATTATATCGATCAGTCTATTACGAAAAAGGATCGCTATGGCCGGGAGTTTCAGGCTTATGGAGGAGATTTTGATGAACGCCCCTGCGATTATAATTTCTCCGGAAATGGTATCGTATATGGCACAAACAGGGAGAGTTCTCCTAAGATGCAGGAGGTAAAATATAATTATCAGAACATAAGTGTTGAAATAAATGAGGATAAGGCTATGGTGGTCAATAGACACTTGTTCTTAAATACAAATGAATATGATTGCTTTGTCTTGGTTGAAAAAAATGGTAAACTCTTGCAAAGAGAGTGGGTCGAAACACATATTGCACCTTTGTATAAAGGAGAAGTTAAACTACCTATTGTGATACCGAATACAGAGGGGATATATGCGATAACTGTTTCTTTTCAATTAAAAGAAGATACAATTTGGGGCAAAAAAGGCCATGAAGTTGCCTTTGGACAAAAAGTCTATGAGATCAAAACACAGCCAGAAGTGTGTCAGAAACCGATAAAAGTGATTCATGGAAGACTTAATATAGGAGTAAAAGGTGAAGCGTTTGATGTGCTATTCTCTGCGTTAAGCGGCGGCTTAGTATCTTATCGCTATGCTGGGGTAGAAATGATAAAAGCTATACCTAAACCTAACTTTTGGAGAGCGGTTACGGATAATGATATGGGAAACAACATGCCAGCCCGCTATGGACAATGGAAATTGGCTAGTTTGTATGTTTCTCATAAAAAAGAAGATGCAAGAGAAATGATAGCGCCAGTGCTAGAAGAAAGAGACCATTGTGCGACGATTACCTATACGTATCTTTTACCAACACAGCCAGCAGCAAGCTGTCAGTTAGCGTATACGGTATATGGAGATGGTACTATAGAAACCCATTTAGTCTATGACCCTGTAAATGAACTTAGAGATATGCCGGAATTTGGTGTAATGTTTAAGTTAGATGCGGATTATAATCAAGTGGAATGGTTTGGAATGGGACCAGAAGAAACCTATGCTGATAGGTGCCATGGGGCAAAACTTGGTATTTATCATAACGAAGTAAGTGATAATATGGCAAAATACCTAGTGCCGCAGGAGTGTGGTAACAAGATTGGCGTTTATTATGCGAAGGTAACTGATAAATTAGGGCGAGGGATGTGCTTTAGCGGAAAGAATTTAAGTTTTTCAGCATTGCCCTATACACCCCATGAGCTTGAAAATGCTGTGCATCCCTATGAATTGCCCCCTGTTCATTATACTGTGGTGCGCGTGGCAAAGCAGCAGATGGGGGTTGCAGGAGATGATTCATGGGGCGCTCAGACACATCAAGAATATCTTTTAGATGTGAGTAAGAAAATGGAACTTAAATTTAGCTTTAAGGGTATTTAA
- a CDS encoding beta-galactosidase, whose amino-acid sequence MDYSQILYGGDYNPEQWLKYPDILEKDVLYMKKAHINTVTLGVFSWAILEPEEGNFCFSWLEDIMDNLYAHGIAVILATPSGARPKWLAELYPEVLRVDESRNRNLFGGRHNHCYTSPVYREKVRRINKELALRLGKHPAVILWHISNEYGGECHCPLCQQAFRVWLQKKYASIEVLNESWCTTFWSHIYQSFAQIESPSSRGESMIHGLNLDWKRFVTDQTVDFVRREIKAIKSEEPNKPITINMMYDYEGLNYHKFADIIDIVSWDSYPTWHKDNDYETAMQTGMQHDIMRCIKHKPFLLMESCPSATNWQGVSKLKKPNMLAAASFQALAHGSNSVLYFQIRQSRGSCEKFHGAVIDHYGGEDTRVFREVSDLGKQLGNIKELLGTVVHADVAVVYDWENRWAMKDAMGPRNKGLFYKEVVEKSYSAFRKQGLNVDVIDMEQDISAYKIVAAPMVYLFRCGFEERVRKFVEQGGIFVLTYWSGIVDENDRCFLGGTPHGLLDVMGMRSMEIDALYDGESNFLVPAENTIYEIASKYRCQHLCDLIEVTTARALMIYQDDFYHGYPAVTVNRFGGGQAYYIGADVEQKCYDDLYRHLLKEADLEPLIEGTISEGIEITSRKSQNAEYIIIQNYNDTAVQMNLSENRYHVLRGASIHNIPSLETLILKRKQ is encoded by the coding sequence ATGGATTATTCTCAAATACTATATGGTGGTGATTACAACCCAGAACAGTGGCTTAAATATCCTGACATTTTAGAAAAGGATGTTCTATATATGAAGAAAGCCCATATTAATACGGTAACGCTAGGGGTTTTCTCATGGGCTATATTAGAACCTGAAGAAGGCAACTTCTGTTTTTCATGGTTAGAAGATATTATGGATAACCTCTATGCTCATGGAATAGCTGTTATTTTAGCAACGCCTTCAGGCGCACGGCCTAAATGGCTGGCAGAGCTGTATCCAGAAGTATTGCGTGTAGATGAGTCGAGAAATAGAAACCTTTTTGGCGGCAGACATAATCATTGTTATACTTCACCTGTGTACCGAGAAAAGGTAAGAAGGATAAATAAGGAACTTGCCCTTCGTTTGGGTAAGCATCCTGCGGTAATTTTATGGCATATTTCTAATGAGTATGGCGGGGAGTGTCATTGTCCGCTTTGCCAACAAGCTTTTCGCGTATGGCTGCAAAAGAAGTATGCCTCTATTGAAGTATTAAATGAAAGTTGGTGCACGACATTTTGGAGTCATATCTATCAGTCTTTTGCTCAGATAGAAAGCCCATCTTCTAGAGGAGAATCTATGATTCATGGACTTAATTTGGATTGGAAACGCTTTGTGACAGATCAAACAGTTGACTTTGTACGCCGTGAGATTAAAGCCATAAAAAGTGAAGAACCCAATAAACCTATTACCATTAATATGATGTACGACTATGAGGGACTTAACTATCATAAGTTTGCGGATATTATTGATATTGTTTCGTGGGACTCTTATCCCACGTGGCATAAGGACAATGACTATGAGACTGCAATGCAAACTGGTATGCAGCACGATATCATGCGCTGCATTAAGCACAAGCCTTTTTTATTGATGGAATCTTGCCCAAGTGCTACCAATTGGCAGGGTGTCAGTAAGTTGAAAAAACCAAATATGTTAGCTGCAGCTTCTTTCCAGGCTCTGGCACATGGCTCAAACAGTGTACTCTATTTTCAGATCAGGCAGAGTCGCGGAAGTTGTGAGAAATTCCATGGGGCGGTTATTGACCATTATGGCGGAGAGGATACCCGTGTATTTCGGGAGGTAAGTGACCTTGGAAAGCAATTAGGTAATATCAAAGAATTATTAGGTACTGTAGTGCATGCAGATGTTGCTGTAGTTTATGATTGGGAAAATAGATGGGCGATGAAGGATGCCATGGGGCCTAGAAACAAAGGACTTTTCTATAAAGAGGTTGTTGAAAAATCATATAGTGCATTTCGTAAGCAAGGTTTGAATGTAGATGTAATAGATATGGAACAGGATATAAGTGCCTATAAAATAGTAGCAGCACCTATGGTATATTTGTTCCGATGTGGTTTTGAAGAGCGCGTAAGAAAATTTGTAGAACAGGGCGGAATCTTTGTGCTGACGTATTGGTCGGGTATAGTAGATGAAAATGACCGCTGTTTTCTTGGGGGAACACCCCATGGACTTTTGGATGTGATGGGCATGCGCAGCATGGAGATTGATGCACTTTATGATGGGGAAAGCAACTTCCTTGTGCCTGCAGAAAATACGATATATGAGATCGCCTCCAAATATCGCTGTCAGCATTTGTGTGATCTCATTGAAGTGACAACAGCTAGGGCCCTTATGATCTATCAAGATGATTTTTATCACGGGTATCCTGCAGTGACTGTCAATAGATTTGGAGGAGGGCAAGCCTATTATATTGGCGCAGATGTTGAGCAAAAATGTTATGATGATCTATACCGACATCTTTTAAAAGAAGCTGACCTAGAACCTCTTATTGAAGGAACGATCTCAGAGGGGATAGAAATAACTTCGCGAAAATCTCAGAATGCAGAGTATATTATTATACAGAATTATAACGATACAGCTGTTCAAATGAACTTATCAGAAAATAGATATCATGTTTTAAGGGGAGCGAGTATCCACAATATACCCTCTCTAGAAACACTCATTTTAAAAAGAAAGCAGTAA
- the acnA gene encoding aconitate hydratase AcnA: MNERKDRAIRQFKISNKTYDYYALECLEEEGYAIKHLPYSIKILLEAVFRQQDGYVLREEHIKILADWIKKKGGGEEVPFKPSRVILQDFTGVPAILDLAAMRMAMAEFGEGTPRQRNSSDQEAFINRINPEVPVDLIIDHSVQVDCYGSSDALEKNNILEFERNKERYQFLNWAKKALDNFTVVPPANGIVHQVNLEYLAKIVLQKEVNGRTLVYPDTLVGTDSHTTMINAMGVLGWGVGGIEAEAGMLGQPSYLPIPEVIGVRMIGQLQAGVTATDLALHVTQMLREHGVVNKFVEYFGEGVRQLSLADRATVANMAPEYGATCGFFPVDEETLNYLRLTGRNEEHIHLVRTYLMKNGMFNEYLEEPIYTEVLTLNLETVMRSLAGPKRPQDLILLDQMQEKFLQSVTAAQGNRGHGLSEEVLSKKITLNLRDGRQSTMETGAVVIASITSCTNTSNPFVMLGAGLLAKKAVERGLKVPAHVKTSLTPGSKVVSAYLKEAGLQDYLDQLGFQIAGYGCATCIGNSGPLQPEIAEVIHSNDLLAASVLSGNRNFEGRIHAQVKANYLASPPLVIAYALAGTVNRDLVKEPLGIDYEGKEVYLRDIWPTSSEVEEAVSLYVNPHLFLNEYETIYDNSLLWNQIHAEDSKFYRFEKDSAYIRKPPLFADFAMETETIKELSGLRVLAKLGDSITTDHISPAGTIGKTTPAGQFLLAQGIQEGQFNTYGSRRGNHEVMTRGTFANVRICNQIAPGTEGGYTTYWPTQEIMTIYEAAMTYKEEKTGLLVLAGKDYGMGSSRDWAAKGTSLLGVKAVLAESYERIHRSNLIMMGVLPLQYISGDTAKSLGLTGEEIFDIKIIDGIKPKDTISVIAAAADGTQKHFNVLVRFDSAIEVDYYRHGGILPMVLRQKLMAEDC, translated from the coding sequence ATGAATGAACGAAAAGACAGGGCAATCAGACAGTTTAAGATTTCAAATAAGACTTATGACTATTATGCCTTAGAATGTTTAGAGGAAGAAGGCTATGCTATTAAACATTTACCTTATTCTATAAAGATTCTTTTAGAAGCAGTATTTAGACAACAGGATGGTTATGTACTTAGAGAGGAACATATAAAGATTCTTGCTGATTGGATAAAGAAAAAAGGGGGAGGAGAAGAGGTACCGTTTAAACCTTCCAGAGTTATTCTGCAGGATTTCACGGGTGTACCAGCTATACTGGATTTAGCAGCTATGAGAATGGCAATGGCTGAGTTTGGAGAGGGGACCCCGCGGCAAAGAAATTCTTCTGACCAAGAAGCTTTTATAAATCGGATTAATCCGGAAGTTCCAGTAGATCTCATTATTGATCATTCCGTCCAAGTAGATTGCTATGGAAGCTCAGATGCACTTGAAAAAAACAATATATTAGAATTTGAACGCAATAAAGAACGTTATCAATTTTTAAATTGGGCAAAGAAAGCTTTAGATAATTTTACAGTGGTGCCCCCAGCAAATGGTATTGTTCATCAAGTAAATTTAGAGTATCTGGCAAAAATAGTTCTTCAAAAAGAAGTAAACGGCAGAACTTTGGTATATCCAGATACATTGGTAGGGACAGATTCACATACCACAATGATTAATGCAATGGGGGTACTAGGCTGGGGTGTAGGCGGCATAGAAGCAGAAGCTGGTATGCTGGGGCAGCCTTCATACTTACCGATCCCAGAGGTAATTGGCGTACGCATGATAGGCCAATTGCAAGCTGGCGTCACTGCCACGGATTTGGCGCTGCATGTTACTCAAATGCTGAGAGAGCATGGGGTTGTAAATAAATTTGTAGAGTATTTTGGGGAAGGGGTAAGACAGCTTTCCTTAGCAGATAGGGCCACGGTAGCTAATATGGCGCCCGAATATGGTGCGACATGCGGCTTCTTTCCTGTGGATGAAGAAACACTGAACTATTTGCGGCTGACTGGCAGGAATGAAGAACATATACATTTGGTCAGAACTTATCTGATGAAAAATGGGATGTTTAACGAATATCTAGAAGAACCTATTTATACCGAGGTTTTGACATTAAATTTGGAAACTGTAATGCGGTCGCTTGCCGGTCCAAAACGTCCACAAGATTTGATTTTGCTGGATCAAATGCAAGAAAAATTTCTTCAGTCTGTTACTGCGGCTCAAGGAAATAGGGGGCATGGGTTATCAGAAGAAGTTCTAAGTAAGAAAATTACACTTAATTTGAGAGACGGCAGGCAAAGTACTATGGAGACGGGGGCAGTAGTAATTGCCTCAATTACCTCTTGTACGAATACCTCCAACCCTTTTGTGATGCTGGGAGCAGGTCTCCTTGCTAAAAAAGCCGTTGAACGAGGACTTAAAGTACCAGCGCATGTGAAAACATCCCTTACGCCTGGTTCTAAAGTAGTATCTGCCTATCTCAAGGAAGCAGGGCTACAGGATTATCTCGATCAATTAGGTTTTCAGATTGCAGGATATGGATGCGCTACCTGTATTGGTAATTCAGGGCCCCTTCAGCCAGAAATAGCAGAAGTTATTCATTCAAATGATCTGCTGGCTGCATCGGTTTTGTCCGGTAACCGTAATTTTGAAGGACGCATTCATGCCCAAGTCAAAGCCAATTATCTCGCATCGCCTCCACTTGTCATTGCGTACGCACTGGCGGGAACAGTTAATAGGGATTTAGTAAAAGAGCCATTAGGCATCGATTATGAAGGAAAAGAGGTCTATTTGAGAGATATCTGGCCTACTTCTTCAGAAGTAGAGGAAGCTGTTTCGCTTTATGTAAATCCCCACTTATTCCTAAATGAATATGAGACAATTTATGATAACAGTTTATTATGGAACCAGATTCACGCAGAAGACAGTAAGTTTTATAGATTTGAAAAAGATTCTGCGTATATCCGAAAACCACCTTTATTTGCAGATTTTGCTATGGAAACGGAGACGATAAAGGAACTTTCAGGACTTCGAGTATTAGCAAAGCTGGGTGATTCGATTACCACAGATCATATTTCGCCAGCGGGTACTATTGGTAAAACTACGCCTGCTGGACAATTCCTCTTGGCACAAGGCATACAAGAAGGACAGTTTAATACTTATGGCTCAAGAAGAGGCAATCATGAAGTGATGACGCGGGGGACCTTTGCCAATGTTAGAATTTGCAACCAGATTGCACCAGGGACTGAAGGCGGATATACAACTTATTGGCCAACTCAAGAGATTATGACCATTTATGAGGCCGCTATGACATACAAAGAAGAAAAGACTGGGTTATTAGTACTTGCCGGAAAAGATTATGGGATGGGTTCATCTAGAGACTGGGCGGCTAAAGGGACAAGTTTACTGGGAGTAAAAGCGGTATTGGCAGAAAGCTATGAGCGCATTCATCGCTCTAATCTGATTATGATGGGGGTTCTTCCACTGCAATATATCTCAGGTGATACTGCCAAGAGCCTTGGACTTACTGGCGAAGAAATCTTTGACATTAAGATAATTGACGGCATAAAGCCAAAAGATACGATTTCTGTTATTGCTGCTGCAGCAGATGGCACTCAAAAGCACTTTAACGTACTAGTTCGTTTTGATTCTGCTATTGAAGTAGATTATTACAGACATGGTGGGATTTTGCCAATGGTTCTTCGTCAGAAATTAATGGCAGAAGACTGTTAG